In a genomic window of Punica granatum isolate Tunisia-2019 chromosome 6, ASM765513v2, whole genome shotgun sequence:
- the LOC116210330 gene encoding bZIP transcription factor 11-like, whose product MASYSSASVSAKSQNSGSSGNSERQLTMEQRKRKRMVSNRESARRSRMRKQKHLNDLTAELASLRAENGKLMAAVGTTVQLYLTVEAENSVLQAQVAELTRRLESLDQIVGCINSVIYFPEEDDDIGGAGSIAVNNNSLWTDSFLATQPIMAPADILMY is encoded by the coding sequence ATGGCGTCTTACTCGAGCGCGTCAGTCAGCGCTAAGAGTCAGAACTCGGGCAGCTCAGGCAACTCGGAGCGGCAGCTCACCATGGAACAAAGGAAGCGGAAGCGCATGGTCTCGAACCGCGAGTCGGCCCGCCGGTCGAGGATGAGGAAGCAGAAGCACCTCAATGATTTGACAGCGGAGCTGGCATCCCTCCGTGCTGAGAACGGCAAGCTCATGGCTGCCGTCGGGACCACCGTCCAGCTCTACCTCACCGTGGAGGCAGAGAACTCGGTGCTCCAGGCCCAGGTGGCCGAGTTGACCCGCCGGCTTGAGTCCCTCGACCAGATAGTTGGTTGCATCAACTCAGTGATCTATTTCCCAGAGGAAGATGATGACATCGGCGGTGCCGGAAGCATCGCGGTGAACAACAACAGTCTGTGGACCGACTCCTTCCTGGCAACCCAGCCTATCATGGCCCCTGCTGACATATTGATGTACTAG